In bacterium YEK0313, one genomic interval encodes:
- a CDS encoding PBP superfamily domain protein: MFIEIAPVWRFRREGDPRTTVVMLGVLNEIRTSGKIASAANMAGLSYRHVWNLIEQWSDFFGVPLVETRRGRGTTLTAFGEKLVWAGQRIEARLGPQLENLAQELASEIKPFLTPRPAVIRVHASHGFAVSKLRELLDREAGIGVDLRYVSNQNSLVALAEGACDLAGVHLPRGSLRAASVKACRDWLDPREDRVISFVTREMGLMVKAGNPLGIASLKDLARSKARFVNRDHDSGTRRLFDALLAREGIDEAVIAGAQQIEFTHAAVAAYVASGMADVAFGVEAAARQFGLDFVRLLTEDYVFVCRRAFLDTEPMRRVLAVMKGDDFHRAVATLPGYVANDPGTVSTVKAFLDSADTAGG; the protein is encoded by the coding sequence ATGTTCATCGAGATCGCGCCGGTCTGGCGCTTCCGGCGCGAGGGCGATCCGCGCACCACGGTGGTGATGCTCGGCGTGCTCAACGAGATCCGCACCAGCGGCAAGATCGCGAGCGCGGCGAACATGGCGGGCCTCTCCTACCGCCACGTCTGGAACCTGATCGAGCAATGGTCCGACTTCTTCGGCGTGCCGCTGGTCGAGACCCGGCGCGGCCGCGGCACGACGCTCACCGCCTTCGGCGAGAAGCTGGTCTGGGCCGGACAGCGCATCGAGGCGCGGCTCGGCCCGCAGCTGGAAAACCTCGCCCAGGAGCTGGCGAGCGAGATCAAGCCGTTCCTGACCCCACGCCCGGCCGTCATCCGCGTCCATGCCAGCCATGGCTTCGCGGTATCGAAGCTGCGCGAGCTGCTCGACCGCGAGGCCGGCATCGGTGTCGACCTGCGTTACGTCAGCAACCAGAATTCGCTGGTGGCGCTGGCCGAGGGGGCCTGCGACCTCGCCGGCGTGCACCTGCCGCGCGGCTCCTTGAGGGCGGCGAGCGTCAAGGCCTGCCGCGACTGGCTCGATCCGCGCGAGGACCGGGTGATCAGCTTCGTGACGCGCGAAATGGGCCTGATGGTCAAGGCCGGCAATCCGCTCGGCATCGCCTCGCTCAAGGACCTTGCCCGCAGCAAGGCGCGCTTCGTCAACCGCGACCACGATTCCGGCACGCGCCGGCTGTTCGACGCGCTGCTCGCGCGCGAGGGCATCGACGAGGCGGTGATCGCCGGCGCCCAGCAGATCGAGTTCACCCATGCCGCCGTCGCCGCCTATGTGGCGAGCGGCATGGCCGACGTCGCCTTCGGCGTCGAGGCGGCGGCCCGCCAGTTCGGCCTCGATTTCGTCCGCCTGCTCACCGAGGACTATGTCTTCGTCTGCCGTCGCGCCTTCCTGGACACCGAACCGATGCGCCGCGTCCTCGCGGTGATGAAGGGTGACGATTTCCACCGGGCGGTCGCCACCCTGCCCGGTTATGTCGCGAACGATCCCGGCACGGTCAGCACGGTCAAGGCCTTCCTCGACAGCGCCGACACGGCCGGCGGCTGA